One segment of Clostridium ljungdahlii DSM 13528 DNA contains the following:
- the rodA gene encoding rod shape-determining protein RodA, with translation MLEKFVINRKLLREFDFPLLITVIIICIFGSLNIYSASHMSDGTYYLKSQLMYMAVGLVLTYFILLVDYSVIKGYVGIIYWFGVFLLIINCIPAFQATVNGASSWIKLGPIRMQPSEFAKIGIILMIAKKLEDMEGNINNVKNFIKLMIYPLIPMALIVKQPDMGMTMVCFFAVLGIVFIAKLDLRVLIGGLLALTVLIVIALNTPLIEEYQKMRIISLFNPEKYQMSYALQVTQSQIGIGSGGIWGKGFLKGTQISGGYVPEAHTDFIFSVVGEEWGLVGALALILFYVIILYRSIKISREAKDIFGSIVCVGIASMMLFSIFQNVGMTIGLLPITGITLPFMSAGGSSLLAAFIEIALILNIGMRRKKINF, from the coding sequence ATGCTTGAAAAATTTGTTATAAACAGGAAGCTTTTAAGGGAATTTGATTTTCCTCTACTAATTACTGTTATAATTATATGTATCTTTGGAAGTTTAAATATTTATAGTGCTTCCCATATGAGTGATGGGACTTATTATCTTAAATCCCAGCTTATGTATATGGCTGTAGGGCTTGTACTAACTTATTTTATACTTCTAGTAGATTATTCTGTGATAAAAGGTTATGTCGGCATAATATACTGGTTTGGTGTGTTTCTACTTATAATAAATTGTATACCGGCATTTCAGGCTACAGTTAATGGAGCTTCATCGTGGATTAAGCTTGGTCCTATTAGAATGCAGCCTTCTGAATTTGCAAAAATAGGTATTATATTAATGATTGCAAAAAAACTAGAGGATATGGAAGGAAACATAAACAATGTAAAAAATTTTATAAAGCTTATGATTTATCCACTTATTCCTATGGCTCTAATTGTAAAACAGCCTGATATGGGAATGACAATGGTATGTTTCTTTGCAGTTCTTGGGATAGTTTTTATTGCAAAATTGGATTTAAGAGTATTAATAGGAGGGCTTTTGGCATTAACTGTTTTAATAGTTATAGCTTTAAATACGCCTCTTATAGAAGAGTATCAAAAAATGAGAATTATATCTTTGTTTAATCCTGAAAAATATCAAATGTCTTATGCCCTTCAGGTTACCCAATCACAAATAGGAATTGGTTCAGGTGGAATTTGGGGAAAAGGATTCTTGAAGGGAACTCAGATATCAGGAGGGTATGTACCAGAGGCCCATACAGATTTTATATTTTCTGTAGTTGGAGAAGAATGGGGACTTGTTGGGGCTTTAGCTTTGATACTGTTTTATGTTATTATACTTTATAGATCCATAAAAATATCCAGGGAAGCTAAAGATATTTTTGGATCTATAGTATGTGTAGGAATAGCTTCAATGATGCTATTTTCAATTTTTCAAAATGTAGGTATGACTATAGGATTACTTCCTATAACAGGTATAACATTGCCTTTTATGAGTGCAGGTGGAAGTTCGCTGCTTGCAGCATTTATAGAAATAGCTTTAATTTTAAACATAGGTATGAGAAGAAAAAAAATTAACTTTTAG
- a CDS encoding TIGR03960 family B12-binding radical SAM protein has protein sequence MNRISDDILFKVEKPARYIGGEMNSYVKNKDEVDIRYAFCFPDVYEVGMSYLGMKILYYILNERKDTYCERVFAPWPDMEELMRKNNISLYGLESKDPIKNFDFIGFTLQYEMSYTNILNMLNLAGLSIRASDRGEEDPIIMCGGPCAYNPEPLFDIADMFALGESEEQMNEIMDLYKEYKGRKKEFLRAVCHIEGIYVPSLYDVNYNEDGTIREFKPLYDDVPPRITKRIIKNFNDVEYPDKIIVPYTDIVHDRITLETFRGCTRGCRFCQAGMIYRPVREKKTSKLLETADKLIKSTGYSEVSLTSLSICDYSDLKNLVVNFINGHEKDKVGLSLPSLRIDSFSVGLINEIQKVRKTGLTFAPEAGSQRMRDVINKGVTEKNLMDSVSSAFESGWSTIKLYFMIGLPYETMEDIKEIAHLSQKVVDEYFKVPKDKRKKGLKVTVSTSIFVPKPFTPFQWTAQIKMEDVKEEIRELRSSINSRHIVYNWHESPLSYLEAVFARGDRRLCEVLIKAYEKGAKFDSWSEYFNFDLWEEAFKECNVDGDFYAYRNRNYEEILPWDFIDIGVNKKFLIEENEKAKRAEVTPDCRLGCKNCGVNINLGGECFESSVLNKVQ, from the coding sequence ATGAATAGAATTTCTGATGATATATTATTTAAAGTGGAAAAACCTGCCCGATATATTGGAGGGGAGATGAATTCCTATGTAAAAAATAAGGATGAAGTAGATATTAGATATGCATTTTGCTTTCCGGATGTATATGAAGTTGGAATGTCATACCTTGGTATGAAAATACTTTACTATATACTAAATGAAAGAAAAGATACTTATTGTGAAAGAGTATTTGCACCCTGGCCTGATATGGAAGAACTTATGAGAAAAAATAATATATCACTTTATGGACTTGAAAGCAAAGATCCTATAAAGAATTTTGATTTTATAGGGTTTACTCTTCAATATGAAATGAGTTATACCAATATTTTAAATATGTTAAATTTAGCTGGACTTTCTATTAGGGCTTCTGATAGAGGAGAAGAAGATCCTATAATTATGTGTGGAGGGCCTTGTGCCTATAACCCTGAACCTCTCTTTGATATAGCAGATATGTTTGCTTTAGGTGAATCAGAGGAACAGATGAACGAGATTATGGACCTTTACAAAGAGTATAAAGGAAGAAAAAAAGAATTTTTGAGGGCGGTGTGCCATATAGAGGGTATATATGTGCCTTCTCTTTACGATGTAAACTATAATGAAGATGGAACCATAAGAGAATTTAAACCGCTTTATGATGATGTGCCACCTAGGATTACTAAAAGGATAATCAAAAATTTTAATGATGTGGAATATCCAGATAAAATTATAGTGCCTTATACAGATATAGTACATGACAGGATAACTCTTGAGACTTTTAGGGGATGTACTAGAGGATGCAGGTTTTGTCAGGCAGGTATGATATACAGGCCTGTAAGGGAGAAAAAAACATCTAAACTTTTGGAAACAGCAGATAAGCTTATAAAAAGTACAGGATATTCAGAGGTATCTCTTACTTCTTTGAGTATATGTGATTATTCAGATTTAAAAAATTTAGTTGTTAATTTTATAAATGGACATGAAAAAGACAAAGTAGGGTTATCCTTGCCTTCACTTAGAATAGATTCTTTTTCTGTAGGACTTATAAATGAAATACAAAAAGTTAGGAAAACTGGACTTACTTTTGCACCAGAGGCAGGAAGTCAGAGGATGAGAGATGTAATAAATAAGGGTGTTACAGAGAAAAATTTGATGGATTCTGTAAGCAGTGCTTTTGAATCTGGATGGTCTACCATAAAGTTGTATTTTATGATAGGGCTTCCCTATGAAACTATGGAAGATATAAAGGAAATTGCACATTTATCCCAAAAAGTAGTGGATGAATATTTCAAAGTACCTAAGGATAAAAGAAAAAAGGGATTAAAAGTAACAGTTAGTACTTCAATATTTGTGCCAAAACCTTTTACACCATTTCAGTGGACTGCTCAAATAAAAATGGAAGATGTTAAAGAAGAAATTAGAGAATTGAGATCTTCCATAAACAGTAGGCATATAGTATATAATTGGCATGAGAGTCCTTTAAGCTATTTGGAAGCTGTATTTGCAAGGGGAGATAGAAGGCTCTGTGAAGTACTTATTAAAGCTTATGAAAAGGGAGCTAAGTTCGATAGCTGGTCAGAGTATTTCAATTTTGATTTATGGGAAGAAGCCTTTAAAGAATGTAATGTGGATGGCGATTTTTATGCTTATAGAAATAGAAATTATGAAGAAATACTTCCCTGGGATTTCATAGATATAGGAGTAAATAAGAAATTCTTAATAGAGGAAAATGAAAAAGCTAAAAGGGCTGAAGTAACTCCGGATTGTAGATTGGGATGTAAAAATTGCGGAGTTAATATTAATTTAGGAGGTGAATGTTTTGAGAGCTCAGTACTTAATAAAGTTCAGTAA
- the minE gene encoding cell division topological specificity factor MinE: protein MDLFKMFSRQSSKDVAKERLRLILIHDRCDMSKEVLDNIKDDILKVLSKYMEIDRSEIDVKMTNSEELTGNSAALVASIPIKKVKYNK from the coding sequence ATGGATTTGTTTAAGATGTTCTCTAGGCAATCTTCCAAAGATGTAGCTAAAGAAAGATTGAGATTAATACTAATACACGATAGATGTGATATGTCAAAAGAGGTATTAGACAATATAAAGGATGACATACTTAAAGTACTTTCAAAATATATGGAGATAGATCGTTCTGAAATAGATGTAAAAATGACAAATTCAGAGGAATTAACGGGAAATTCAGCAGCACTTGTGGCCAGTATACCTATAAAAAAGGTTAAGTATAATAAATAG
- the minD gene encoding septum site-determining protein MinD — MGEAIVVTSGKGGVGKTTTTANIGTALAALNKSVVVVDGDTGLRNLDVLMGLENRIVFTILDVVEDKCRLKQALIKDKRLPNLYLLPTAQTRDKDDISTQDMLNLIEELKSEYDYVIIDCPAGIEHGFENAIVGADRALVVVNPEVTSVRDSDRVIGKLDAKGIEKHQLIVNRINYEMTKNGDMLDVNDILDSLAIELIGVVPDDRNITISTNKGEPIVLTSSSLSGQAFRNIAKRITGEKVPLMDLNTSHEGLFSSIKKLFGIK, encoded by the coding sequence ATGGGAGAAGCAATTGTAGTAACATCAGGCAAAGGTGGAGTTGGGAAAACTACTACTACGGCAAACATAGGTACTGCATTAGCTGCTTTGAATAAAAGTGTAGTAGTAGTAGATGGAGATACAGGACTTAGAAATTTAGATGTTCTTATGGGACTTGAAAATAGAATTGTATTTACTATACTTGATGTAGTAGAAGACAAGTGCAGATTAAAGCAGGCTCTTATAAAGGATAAAAGACTACCAAACTTGTATCTTCTGCCTACAGCACAAACAAGAGATAAAGATGACATAAGTACCCAAGATATGCTAAATTTAATTGAAGAATTAAAAAGTGAATATGACTACGTAATTATAGATTGTCCTGCAGGAATTGAGCATGGATTTGAAAATGCAATAGTAGGGGCAGATAGGGCATTAGTTGTAGTAAATCCTGAAGTTACTTCAGTTAGGGATTCTGACAGAGTCATTGGAAAGTTAGATGCTAAAGGAATTGAAAAACATCAACTTATAGTAAACAGAATAAATTATGAAATGACTAAAAATGGAGATATGCTGGATGTAAATGACATATTAGACAGTTTGGCTATAGAACTTATAGGAGTAGTGCCGGATGACAGAAATATAACTATTTCTACAAATAAAGGTGAACCTATAGTACTCACTAGCAGCTCATTATCAGGACAAGCATTTAGAAATATAGCTAAAAGAATAACAGGGGAAAAAGTGCCTCTTATGGATTTGAATACTAGCCATGAAGGATTATTTTCTTCAATAAAGAAACTATTTGGTATTAAATAA
- a CDS encoding M50 family metallopeptidase: protein MIKISKYFIPYVIFLIFIGYKGKLIYTFIIVFFHEMVHYLVARYYKFSGFDIEFIAIGAVIKLKDIDEAFPREDLMISISGPAANLIFSAVFYFAYKNFCSSIFYMFFSINLAIGLFNLIPAFPLDGGRILRSILNLKMTYRKANRIMIMTSILIGISLMFMYILLFLNGYSNFSIGIIGIFIVTTSLKENERISYIIMGDIIRKRYKFIKRGYIENRALSIYYKQNLLTAMGLFDKNKYNTFMVLDDEMNLIDTIYEEEIIEGLKLYGNITLEKFIEILNDK, encoded by the coding sequence GTGATTAAAATAAGTAAATATTTTATACCATATGTGATATTTCTGATTTTTATAGGGTATAAAGGGAAACTTATTTATACTTTTATTATAGTTTTCTTTCATGAAATGGTTCATTATTTAGTTGCTAGGTATTATAAATTTTCTGGGTTTGACATAGAATTTATAGCAATAGGGGCAGTTATAAAGCTTAAAGATATAGATGAAGCATTTCCAAGAGAAGATCTAATGATTTCAATTTCTGGTCCTGCAGCTAATTTAATTTTTAGCGCAGTTTTTTATTTTGCATATAAGAATTTTTGCTCAAGCATTTTCTATATGTTCTTCTCTATAAATTTAGCTATAGGATTATTTAATTTAATACCGGCTTTTCCTTTGGATGGAGGAAGAATATTGAGAAGCATCTTAAACTTAAAAATGACTTATAGAAAAGCAAATAGAATTATGATAATGACAAGTATACTTATTGGAATATCACTTATGTTTATGTACATTCTCTTATTTTTAAATGGATATAGCAATTTTAGTATAGGAATAATAGGGATATTTATAGTTACTACTTCTTTAAAGGAAAATGAAAGGATATCATATATAATTATGGGTGATATAATTAGAAAAAGGTACAAATTTATAAAGAGAGGTTATATTGAAAACAGGGCTTTATCAATATACTATAAACAGAATTTGCTTACAGCTATGGGGCTATTTGATAAGAATAAGTATAATACATTTATGGTCTTAGATGATGAGATGAATTTAATAGATACAATATACGAAGAAGAAATTATAGAAGGGTTGAAGTTATATGGAAATATAACTCTAGAAAAATTTATTGAAATATTAAATGATAAATAA
- the mgsA gene encoding methylglyoxal synthase, with protein MRIAFIAHDKKKDDIVDFVKRYKDVFEGHEIFATGTTGKLINEMTGLKVNRFLSGPLGGDQEIGSKVAQGEMDIVIFLRDPLTSQPHEPDIAALLRICDVHCVPLATNLGSAEVFVKALKSHN; from the coding sequence ATGAGAATTGCTTTTATAGCACATGATAAGAAGAAAGACGATATAGTAGATTTTGTAAAAAGATATAAAGATGTTTTTGAAGGCCATGAGATTTTTGCTACAGGAACTACAGGAAAACTTATAAATGAGATGACAGGTCTAAAAGTTAATAGATTTCTTTCAGGACCTTTAGGCGGGGATCAGGAAATAGGAAGTAAAGTGGCACAGGGAGAAATGGATATAGTTATTTTTTTAAGAGATCCTTTAACTTCACAGCCACATGAACCAGATATTGCTGCATTACTTAGAATCTGTGATGTTCACTGTGTTCCTCTAGCTACTAATTTAGGTTCTGCAGAAGTTTTTGTAAAAGCACTAAAGTCACATAATTAA